ATCTCTTTAATCAAAGCCTGTTGGTATTGAGGAGTATTCGGTAAGGGTAAACCCGATGGAATATAAAGTTGAATCAGTTGACTTTGCCGATCTGGGGTAAATTTTACACCCGTAATTTCTCCTAATCCCACAGATTGACGGTAAACTGGGGCGGTTTTGTCTAAATCCAAGGCCCCCCCAATTAAAACGACAGGCTGTTGGGGCCAAAGAACTTTTAACTCTGATGCCACATCTATCGGCCCACAAAACAGAGAAAATGTTCCTAATGTTCGATCGACAACCACCCATTTTAATTGTTCTGAAAGTTGCCAACGTTGCCAAAATTCTTGCCATTGTACCAACAGGGGATCGAAGCTCCAATCTAGGACTGGATAGAGTGTCTCAAGGATCTCCTGTTCAGGACTGTCTAATAAATAGCATTGATAGGGGTTGGGGGGATGTTGGAAGAGTAGCCGTGTTAGGTGTACCCGTGCATCTCGAATCGTTTCCGCTTGTTGGGGTTGCTGTTCCATCAGATGATTCCAGTCCTGGGGGTGCAAACTCACGGTGAGGGTTTGGCGTGTCCAAGCTTCTAAATCATCGACCCCATCCATCACCGTCACCACCTGTTGCGGAAAGCTGTTTTTATGCTTTAAACGATCAGATAGCCAAGCTTGGGGGGAGGTCAACAACACCCCTGGAAAGCCCTCATCAGGCCAAGAATTGCCCCTGACAATCGGTTTATTGGGGATTAAATCAGGATGATTTAAGGTTTGTGAGTTAATCCATTCTGACAAATCCAGCCCTTGCAGTTCGTCCAAAATCCCATCCGGTGCAACAACAATCGTAGGTTGACGCCAAACTAACAAGGGTATCCAATAACTAAACCGATAGGAGTGGTGTTCATAGTTGGGGGGTATACCCGTTTGAATTAAGGCATTTCGTCCCAATCGCAAGGCTCTGGCCACCAAACGAGCCATCGTGAGATGATGGGGCCAAGGAACCTCTGTTTGCGACTTTAGAAAGTTTCGCAATAAGTTATGGACTTCAACTTCTATCAAACTCGTCCAGAAACACAAATAGAATGGTAATATCTGTTAATTATCCCTGATTACCCCAGATAATCAAAGCTTTCGATAAACTCAACCACCTGATTAAAATCAGGAAGGGTGGTTTGACGGGAATTGAGGGTTAAATCCGCATCCATTTGACGAGTCGATAATTCATCAAAGCGTTTTCCAAAATTAATATGACTATGAACAATTAAACTATGTTGGCTGCTATTTTTTAGTAAAGTTTGGGTTGCGGCTTTAAAGAAAGGAGACGGATAATTCTTCTGAGTTTCTCGGACTAAGGCTTTAAAATCATTGGCTTTAATAATCACTTGATTCATCGCGGTTAAAATCTGGACTTTTCGATTTTTTCCTAAATTTTCTTCTTTAATTCTTCTCATTAAATTAATAATATTTTTTTGAGTTGAGGAGGCATCAGCAAAGGGAAAAATGATCATACAAGCGATGGGAAATAAATGTTCTTCCCGTTCCACGGAAAAGGTTAAGGTCGTGCGTCGATAATCCACATCAACACTAGGGGGACGATTCATCACAGGATAGACTTGAGATAATTTATGATAAATCATCATTAAACTTAAATTAGATTCAAAATCTAAAGGCGCATCAATGAAAATTTGAACCGTGGGAAGGCTTTGATGAAAAAACTTTCTCAGGGTTTCAGGATTAAACTGGATAACATGACTATGATCGCCATTGGGACTTAAATCAATCCAGTCACATTTGAGATCTTCTGCTTTTAAACTAAATCGATGGACTTCATAAAGCTTGGCTCCGGTTAAGGTAGCTCCTGATAAATCCGCGCCTACCCAGTCCGATTGAATTAAATTAGCTTGAGTTAAATCCGCGTGAACAAAACTGGCTTTAACTAAATTAGTATTACTTAAATTCGCCCCACTTAAATTTGCCCCACTCAGGTTGGCTTCACTTAAATTTGCCCCCGCTAAGTTGGCGCCGCGTAAATCCGCCCACCGTAAATTAGCGCCACTTAAATCCGCCCCACTTAAATTAACATGGGTGAGGTTGGCTTGTCGCATTTCCGCATAACTAAAATCGGCTTTGGGTAAGTCGGCTTTTGTTAAATTAGCTCCTCTTAAATCCGCCCTCCTAAAGCAAGTTCCGACCCCAAAAATAGCGCGTAAATTCGCCCCACTTAAATTTGCATGGGTAAAATCTGCTTGTTCAACTTTGGCTTCTCTTAAATCTGCACCATTTAAGTTAGCTTGAATTAATTTAGCTTGGCTGAGTAACGCTTGAATTAATTCTCCTCGAATTAATAAACTTTCAATCAGAGAAGCTTCACTTAAATCAGCCCGAACTAAATTAGTAACATTCAACGTCGCTCGATCTAAAATGGCTTTACTTAAATTGGCATTACTGAGTCGAGCTACATTGAGATTAGCTCCTATGAGGTTACAACCACTTAAATTAGCGGCGGTTAAATTAGCAACCATAAAAGAAGCTTGACTTAAATTCGCTTGACTAAGTTTGATGCGGCTTAAATTGGTTTCATTCAGGTTAACCCCACTAAAATTCCGCTCTCCTTCCTGGTATTGTTTAACAATTTGGTAGACTTTGACTAATTCACTTTCAATCATAATGATGATCCTCTAACCCTGATTTAATAAATGGTGATTCACTGTTGTTAATTCAACAAAGATAAAAGGGAATTAAAATCCTTTGATAAAATTTAAAAGGGTTTCTACATCAAGAGGCTTGGGGTTTAAAGAGGGATTGTTCAGAGATTCTGAACTTTCCGAAGAGCCAGAATCTCTGACTAAACTTCTACCAAAATAAGAATGACTATGCAAGATTAAATGTTGATGGCTAGAACTTTTGAGAAGGGTTCGTGTGGGATAGAGAAAGAAAGGCGTTGAGCATTCAATTTTTGGATCTAATCTGATATCGCTTAAAAGGCGAATTTGTTGAGCCATTTCCACCCCCAATTGTACAATCCGATTGGATAACTGTACAGGAAGTTGGCTACAGGTTTCTGGAGTTAACTGTTTAATCGCGGCTTCAATTGCCTTTTGGGTTGCATCCGCATCCTGAAACGGCAAAATAGCCACATAAGCCAA
The window above is part of the Planktothrix sp. FACHB-1365 genome. Proteins encoded here:
- a CDS encoding ATP-dependent DNA helicase — translated: MARLVARALRLGRNALIQTGIPPNYEHHSYRFSYWIPLLVWRQPTIVVAPDGILDELQGLDLSEWINSQTLNHPDLIPNKPIVRGNSWPDEGFPGVLLTSPQAWLSDRLKHKNSFPQQVVTVMDGVDDLEAWTRQTLTVSLHPQDWNHLMEQQPQQAETIRDARVHLTRLLFQHPPNPYQCYLLDSPEQEILETLYPVLDWSFDPLLVQWQEFWQRWQLSEQLKWVVVDRTLGTFSLFCGPIDVASELKVLWPQQPVVLIGGALDLDKTAPVYRQSVGLGEITGVKFTPDRQSQLIQLYIPSGLPLPNTPQYQQALIKEIYTVLCMSLSVPGLSVLLIGDVPLKAQVSTAMAAEFGSRVQVETTNLSEHGVLVTGWEFWRQHQGRLPSPHLLAIATLPIPSLEDPLVAGQVAYYKQRHLDWFRFYLLPTALSELQRAVATVRDSQGVVALFDSRVLHRSYGEQVLTALSPSARINYLDTLWLVQ
- a CDS encoding pentapeptide repeat-containing protein encodes the protein MIESELVKVYQIVKQYQEGERNFSGVNLNETNLSRIKLSQANLSQASFMVANLTAANLSGCNLIGANLNVARLSNANLSKAILDRATLNVTNLVRADLSEASLIESLLIRGELIQALLSQAKLIQANLNGADLREAKVEQADFTHANLSGANLRAIFGVGTCFRRADLRGANLTKADLPKADFSYAEMRQANLTHVNLSGADLSGANLRWADLRGANLAGANLSEANLSGANLSGANLSNTNLVKASFVHADLTQANLIQSDWVGADLSGATLTGAKLYEVHRFSLKAEDLKCDWIDLSPNGDHSHVIQFNPETLRKFFHQSLPTVQIFIDAPLDFESNLSLMMIYHKLSQVYPVMNRPPSVDVDYRRTTLTFSVEREEHLFPIACMIIFPFADASSTQKNIINLMRRIKEENLGKNRKVQILTAMNQVIIKANDFKALVRETQKNYPSPFFKAATQTLLKNSSQHSLIVHSHINFGKRFDELSTRQMDADLTLNSRQTTLPDFNQVVEFIESFDYLG